The DNA window GTCGCCACCAGTTCGATGCTTGGCCTGACCGTGACCTGCGCTCGCTGCCACGATCACAAATTCGACCCCATTCCCACCGCCGAGTTCTATGGTCTGGCCGGAATTTTCAACAGCACCCGGACGCTCTACGGTTCGGGCGGCAGAGGGAACGGAAACAAGGGCGCCCCCAAAGGCGGTTTGATTTCGCTGCTGGCGGAGTCGGACGAATCGGCCCAGGAAGCCCAGCAGTACCAGACCCAGTTGGCTCAGTTGACGGACCAGCAGCGCGACTTGAATTCGCAACTGCAGAAACTCGGCGCTGGGTCGAATACGGCGACAACGGACGACAGGAGTTCGGCCAAGCGAACCAGAATACTGCGGGCGCAGCTGGCAAGGCTAAAAGCCGCAGGCGGACAGGCAAGTCGCATCGACAAGATCAGGCGGCAGCTTGAACGCCAGGGAGTCGTTGCTGAGGTTGATCCCCCCAGCGACGCCGACAAAGCACAAGTCAAATCGCTCCGGGAGGAGCTGGCGAAGGTCGTCTCGGATTTAGAAAAACTGCAGGCCTCGGCTCCGCAGGCTGCAGGCGAAGCGATGGGCGTGCAAGAGGGTTCTGTCGGCGATTGTGCAATCTGCATCGCCGGCGAGTCGACCGACCGCGGGCCTGTCGTGCCGCGAAGCTTCATCTCGGTCGCTGTGATCGACGCGCCGCCGCAGATCAAACCGAACGAGAGCGGGCGACTTCAACTCGCCCAGTGGATTGCATCGCCCAGCAACCCGCTGACGGCGCGCGTCATGGCGAATCGAATCTGGCGCCATCTGTTTGGCCGGGGCATCGTGCTAACGGTCGATAACTTTGGCCAGCTGGGCGAACGCCCAACACATCCGGAACTGCTCGATTACCTGGCCGTGCGGCTGGTCGAAGAAAACTGGTCGCTCAAGCAGATCATTCGCGAGATCATGCTGACGCGCACCTATCAAATGAGTAGTCGCCACGACGAAGCGAACTTTGTCAAAGATCCCGATAACCAGCGTCTGTGGCGAATGAACCCGCGGCGGTTAGACGCCGAAGAATTGCGGGATGCAATCCTGGCCTTCAGCGGTCGACTTGATCTGACCCGTCCCGCGGCGAGGGAACTCCCCGCCTATAACCGCAAGCAGCCGCTGCAGGTCTCCGCTGACGGAGTCCACCGCAGCGTCTATTTGCCGATCGTGCGCAACGGAGAGCCCGAAGCGCTCATGCTGTTCGACTTTGCCGATCCTAGCATTGTGGTCGGTTCGCGGGAAGAAACGACCGTTCCCGCACAGTCGCTCTATTTAATGAACAGCCCGTTTGTCGTCAATCAATCGAAAGCGGCAGCCGAGCGCTTGTTAGAGGAGGAAAACGACAATCTAGCGGATGCCGACCGGGTGGATCGTGCGTTTATCCTGGCTTTTGGACGACCGCCGACCGACGAGCAGCGGTCGCGATCGGTCGAGTTTCTTCAGCGATTTTCCGAGACGCAGTCCGTCGCTGCCGCGTGGAGCACATTCTGCCAGTCTCTGATCGCCTCTGCCGAATTTCGCTACCTGGATTAGACCCGATTGCCTCGATCAAAACAGTCACGATCAAATCAAACAATCTTCACGGAGATGTAACCCATGCCCGCTCCCTTCCTCACGCGTCGCGACATGTTGCAGTCGGCCTCGGCCGGATTTGGTCTCCTGGCGTTCGCTGGTCTTAGTTCGCAAGCTCGGGCGGCTTATGAGAGCCCGCTGGCCGCCAAGGCGCCGCACTTTGCTCCCAGGGCGAAACGCGTGATCATGATGTCGATGCGCGGCGGGCCGTCCCACGTAGACACATTCGACTACAAACCCGCCTTGGCGAAGTCGGCGGGCATGGAACTGTCTGCCAACGGACCGTCCGATCGCGCCCGGGGAAAACTCTTGCCGTCTCCCTGGGGGTTCACTCCGTGCGGAGAAAGCGGCCTGCCCATCTCTGATGTCTATCCGCATCTGCAAAAACAGGCCGACGACATCTGTTTGATCAACAGCATGTACACCGATGTTCCGAACCATCCGCAAGCGTTCTTGATGATGCACACGGGCGAATTTCGCTTCGCGCGTCCGAGCATGGGCGCCTGGGTGCTGTACGGACTGGGCTCAGAAAACGCCAACCTGCCTGGCTTCGTCAGCATCAACCCGCCCGTCAACCTCGGCGGCGCGCAAAACTATGCGAGCGGTTTTTTGCCCGCAATCTTCCAGGGCACGGCGATCGGCCGCGAAGGCGGCAACGTTCGCGGCGCAACGATCGGCAACATTGACTGCCAGCATCTGACTCCCGAACAGCAGCGGCGCCAGCTGGACCTGGTGCAGTCGCTCAACCACGACTTGCTGGCTCGCAAACAACAAGACGCACGACTCGACGGCGTCATTGAATCGTATGAGTTGGCGTTTCGCATGCAAACAGCATTGCCCAGCGTGCTCGATTTCAGCGACGAGCAGCAAGCGACGCTCGACCTCTACGGCATCGGCGACAAGGGATCCGATAATTTTGGCCGCCAGTGCCTGATGGCCCGCAGACTGGCGGAATCGGGCGTCCGATTCATCGAGATTTGCCACGGCAACTGGGATCAGCACGGCAATTTGAAAGAGAGTCTCGGCCGCAACGCCATGGCGACCGACCAGCCGATGGCCGGTCTGCTGGCTGACCTGAAGCAGCGCGACATGTTGAAGGATACGCTTGTGATCTGGGGCGGCGAATTCGGCCGCACGCCCACGGGCCAGGGCGACAATGGCCGCAACCACAACGCAACCGGCTATTCCATGTGGCTGGCAGGCGGCGGCGTCAAGAGCGGCTTGCGATTCGGGGCTACCGACGAATTCGGCAAGGCGGCCGTGGAGGATAAAGTCCATCCGCACGATCTGCAGGCGACGATCTTGCATCTGTTGGGACTGGATCACGACAAGCTAACCTACTACTACGGCGGTCGTGATTATCGGTTGACCGGAATCGCCGGCGACGCCCGCGTGGTGGATGGGATCATCGCGTAGCGAATCGCCCTTGCGGTGAAGTATTCGAACGACCTTGAAACGACGGTTTTCTCGGACTTTGAATTGCGTTTTCCGATCAAATCCCGGCCGACCGCCACGCTCCATCGGCGAAAACGGCAGGTGTTCGCCCGCGAGTTTGCCAGCAGCGCAGACCGCGATCGCCGAGGAACGATCGCGGAACAGGAAGAACATCACGTGACCAATCCGGCCCTGATCTGCGTGGAGTGACGCCCCTGACCGATTCGCACCGGTTGGGATCGTCCCTGCCGCAATCGTCGCGCAAGAAGGAAAGTAATCGGCCGGCGTTTACAGTAGAATGGAAGGCGGTCGACAGTCTTTTCATAATCTCTTTTCTTTCCTTGTTGTGCGAACGATTCTGTCATGGAAATCCGCCAGCGCATCCTCGTTGCGGCCGTTATCCTCGCGAGCGTTCTGCCCACTTCCGCCAGGGCTGACAGTCCGACGGCGGCGGAGCGATTGTTCGCGTTGCGTGTTTTGCCGATCTTCAAAGCGAAGTGCTTCGCCTGTCATGGGGAGGATCCGCAGGAGGTGCGGGGCGACTTGAACATGCTCTCCCGCGACGGCCTGCTCCAGGGCGGAGAAAGCGGCGCCGCAGTCATCGCACCGGGCAAGCCCGACGAAAGCCTGCTGTATCAGGCGGTTCGCTGGGACGGACTGGAAATGCCGCCCAAGGAGAACGATCGTCTTTCTCCCGCTCAAGTGACAGAAATCCGTCAGTGGATCCAGGGCGGCGCCCCGTGGCCGAGCGCGCAGCGTATAGCCTTCCTGCTCCGCTTTGCCGACGATTCCTGGAACGCCGACAACGGCGTATCCGTGGTTACCAGCGGCGGACTATCCGCGGACTGGACCCACCGCATATATGAGCCGGAAAATCTCTGGGCGTATCGGCCGGTTCGGGCCGAAGCAGGCGCCGGGTTCGACCCCGATCGGAATCCGATCGATGTACTTCTGGAGCAGCGGCTGGACGAGCTGCAACTGACGGCCGCTCCGCTGGCGGATCGCCGGACGCTTCTCCGCAGGGCGAAGTTCGACCTGACGGGTTTGCCGCCTACGCCCGAGGAAACGGCTGCGTTTCTGCAGGATGCCGACTCGGACGAAGCAGCGTTCGCACGCGTCGTCGACCGACTGCTGGCATCGCCCTCGTACGGCGAGCAAGCCGCCCGCCGCTGGCTCGATGTGGTGCGGTATGCCGATTCGTCGGGCTACGCCAACGACTACGAACGCGGAAACGCCTGGCGGTACCGCGACTACGTTGTCCGATCGTTCAACCGGGACAAGCCTTATGATCAGTTTCTACGGGAACAGATCGCCGGCGACGAAATCAACGCGGCCGATCCGGAGATGCTGATCGCCGTGGGATTCCTGCGCATGGGTCCGTGGGAGTTAACAGGGATGGAGGTGCCCAAGGTTGCCCGGCAGCGTTATCTGGATGACGTTACCGACATGATCGGACAGGTCTTCCTGGGGCAGATGCTGCAGTGTGCGCGTTGTCACGACCATAAGTTCGACCCGATTCCCACCCGCGACTACTACGCCATTCAAGCGGCCTTGGCGACGACCCAACTGGCCGAGCGGGAAGCGGCCTTTTTGCCGGACGAAAACACCGACGGTTTTGAAGAAAAGAAGTACCTGCAGCAGCGGCTTCAGCACTATCAAAAGACGTTAGCCGAGCTGAATGAGAAACGGTCGCTGACAGCCGCGCGGGCCTGGTATGTCGACCAGGGTCTCGACGCGACAGCGTTTGAGGCGGCCGTCGAGCAATTGCGACGCGGAGCCAAAGAACCGCCGGATCTGAACGCCGTGCGTGCGCAGCTGACGCGAAAGAAAGTGTCGCCTGCGCTGATTCCACCGCGGCACGTAGGGTTTGAGCCGAGTGATTTTGGGAGGGAGCGGATCGCACGGAAAGGCATCGAGCGGCTCAAGTGGCGGCTGGAACGCTACCAGCCGATCGCCTTGTCGGTCTACAGCGGTCGCACGCCGAAGTTAAGTTCGGTCAACGCACCGTTGCGGATGCCGGAAGATCGTTTGACGACCGGCGAGCTCGAACAGACCTGCATTCTGACAGGCGGCGATCCGTTCTCGCCGCAGCAACCCACGGCGCCAGGCGTACTGAGCCTGGTGGGGCGGGACTATCACCTGCGAGAAGGGCCGTCGGTGGATTCCGCCGGCCCGCTGTCCCCCGACGGGGACGCTTTGAGCGACATTCCTCTCACCGGCAGAAGACAGGCGCTGGCCGAGTGGATCGCTTCCCCGAAGAATCCTCTGACCGCACGGGTCATGGTCAATCGCTTGTGGCAAGGGCATTTCGGCCGCCCCCTCGCCGGCAATCCGAACAACTTCGGCGCGACAGGGAAGAAACCGACGCACCCGGAACTGCTTGATTTTCTGGCGCGAACCTTTGTCGAGCGCGGCTGGTCGGTCAAGTCGATGCACCGGTTGCTGATGCTCTCCAAGGCGTACCGCCGATCGACTTCGCACCCCCAGCCGCAAATCTTGAAAGAACGTGATCCGAACGGGGAAAGCTACGCCGCGTTCCAGCCGCGGCGACTGGCGGCCGAAGAACTGCGGGATGCGATGCTGCAGTTGTCAGGCGAACTCAACCCGACGCCAGGCGGCATTCCG is part of the Lignipirellula cremea genome and encodes:
- a CDS encoding PSD1 and planctomycete cytochrome C domain-containing protein, with the protein product MEIRQRILVAAVILASVLPTSARADSPTAAERLFALRVLPIFKAKCFACHGEDPQEVRGDLNMLSRDGLLQGGESGAAVIAPGKPDESLLYQAVRWDGLEMPPKENDRLSPAQVTEIRQWIQGGAPWPSAQRIAFLLRFADDSWNADNGVSVVTSGGLSADWTHRIYEPENLWAYRPVRAEAGAGFDPDRNPIDVLLEQRLDELQLTAAPLADRRTLLRRAKFDLTGLPPTPEETAAFLQDADSDEAAFARVVDRLLASPSYGEQAARRWLDVVRYADSSGYANDYERGNAWRYRDYVVRSFNRDKPYDQFLREQIAGDEINAADPEMLIAVGFLRMGPWELTGMEVPKVARQRYLDDVTDMIGQVFLGQMLQCARCHDHKFDPIPTRDYYAIQAALATTQLAEREAAFLPDENTDGFEEKKYLQQRLQHYQKTLAELNEKRSLTAARAWYVDQGLDATAFEAAVEQLRRGAKEPPDLNAVRAQLTRKKVSPALIPPRHVGFEPSDFGRERIARKGIERLKWRLERYQPIALSVYSGRTPKLSSVNAPLRMPEDRLTTGELEQTCILTGGDPFSPQQPTAPGVLSLVGRDYHLREGPSVDSAGPLSPDGDALSDIPLTGRRQALAEWIASPKNPLTARVMVNRLWQGHFGRPLAGNPNNFGATGKKPTHPELLDFLARTFVERGWSVKSMHRLLMLSKAYRRSTSHPQPQILKERDPNGESYAAFQPRRLAAEELRDAMLQLSGELNPTPGGIPIRPEMNLESALQPRQVMGTFAEAWQPSPLPRQRHRRSLYALRIRGQSDPFLEVFNAPNPDLSCEARDASNVTPQVFALFNSTAAYARALALARRLQKECASPHEVVERLFQLAYGRSPNTTEAAACRMHWSSMTKRHEGLTFTRPEYPQEVVREAVEENTGERFAFVEPLEFYADFVPDLQPSDADPPLRGLAELCLVILNSNEFVYVY
- a CDS encoding PSD1 and planctomycete cytochrome C domain-containing protein — protein: MRHARWLMAAASLICLPTRLLADDPDAKGIEFFENNIRPVLVQQCYKCHSTDAGKVKGGLLLDTRDGVRQGGETGHAVVPSQPAESLILSALRHEDFEMPPGKKLSDKVIADFEAWVRMGAPDPRDGKSLAGGKRVIDIEEGRKFWAFQPPHRPELALVKNTGWPIADIDRFILAELEEKNLTPAGDASPHELVRRIYFDLTGLPPTPQAIQEFETQFKESRQSAIEQLVDALLDSPQFGERWGRHWLDVARYADSNGNTDNTPFAEAWRFRNWVIDAVNADMPYDQFITEQLAGDLLPFDSPAQRNRQLVATGFLALGSKPRAQNNPNFAMDVVSEQIEVATSSMLGLTVTCARCHDHKFDPIPTAEFYGLAGIFNSTRTLYGSGGRGNGNKGAPKGGLISLLAESDESAQEAQQYQTQLAQLTDQQRDLNSQLQKLGAGSNTATTDDRSSAKRTRILRAQLARLKAAGGQASRIDKIRRQLERQGVVAEVDPPSDADKAQVKSLREELAKVVSDLEKLQASAPQAAGEAMGVQEGSVGDCAICIAGESTDRGPVVPRSFISVAVIDAPPQIKPNESGRLQLAQWIASPSNPLTARVMANRIWRHLFGRGIVLTVDNFGQLGERPTHPELLDYLAVRLVEENWSLKQIIREIMLTRTYQMSSRHDEANFVKDPDNQRLWRMNPRRLDAEELRDAILAFSGRLDLTRPAARELPAYNRKQPLQVSADGVHRSVYLPIVRNGEPEALMLFDFADPSIVVGSREETTVPAQSLYLMNSPFVVNQSKAAAERLLEEENDNLADADRVDRAFILAFGRPPTDEQRSRSVEFLQRFSETQSVAAAWSTFCQSLIASAEFRYLD
- a CDS encoding DUF1501 domain-containing protein; the protein is MPAPFLTRRDMLQSASAGFGLLAFAGLSSQARAAYESPLAAKAPHFAPRAKRVIMMSMRGGPSHVDTFDYKPALAKSAGMELSANGPSDRARGKLLPSPWGFTPCGESGLPISDVYPHLQKQADDICLINSMYTDVPNHPQAFLMMHTGEFRFARPSMGAWVLYGLGSENANLPGFVSINPPVNLGGAQNYASGFLPAIFQGTAIGREGGNVRGATIGNIDCQHLTPEQQRRQLDLVQSLNHDLLARKQQDARLDGVIESYELAFRMQTALPSVLDFSDEQQATLDLYGIGDKGSDNFGRQCLMARRLAESGVRFIEICHGNWDQHGNLKESLGRNAMATDQPMAGLLADLKQRDMLKDTLVIWGGEFGRTPTGQGDNGRNHNATGYSMWLAGGGVKSGLRFGATDEFGKAAVEDKVHPHDLQATILHLLGLDHDKLTYYYGGRDYRLTGIAGDARVVDGIIA